In one Dermacentor variabilis isolate Ectoservices chromosome 4, ASM5094787v1, whole genome shotgun sequence genomic region, the following are encoded:
- the LOC142578294 gene encoding uncharacterized protein LOC142578294, whose translation MAASLKDRTSSWFRSIVGVPRQQQQPRAARSVAVAAQQETGVQAPPGLAYPLPTVAEPSRSLPQDVPSAAMFQPPAPEPALEPSSRAPPMSMYANVVGQPAAPEASTRPRHADTIANQPYMVPERVPVGETDVQLQQMCRRSSLWTPLPHQSVQTGTVPLMSLENSVMVLGDYLKSVGEAPAEQEETVRAICQFFVLLFLTTAAVFVLCLLLFGSSFETHTRNRSSENPTGADESFRLEDFPVAPEIDVITLRGSTNGTTMTVWALYNDVAETATGVHRR comes from the exons ATGGCCGCCAGCTTGAAGGACCGCACCTCGTCCTGGTTCCGCTCCATCGTTGGGGTacctcggcagcagcagcagccgagggCGGCTCGGAGCGTCGCCGTCGCGGCACAGCAGGAGACCGGCGTCCAAGCGCCGCCTGGCCTCGCATATCCGCTTCCCACGGTGGCGGAACCGAGCAGGTCGCTGCCGCAGGACGTCCCCAGTGCAGCCATGTTTCAGCCTCCCGCGCCAGAACCGGCGCTGGAGCCCTCCAGCAGAGCACCGCCGATGTCGATGTACGCGAACGTAGTAGGTCAGCCCGCTGCGCCGGAGGCTTCGACAAGACCACGACACGCCGACACCATCGCAAACCAGCCTTACATGG TACCGGAGAGGGTGCCTGTCGGAGAAACCGATGTCCAGCTGCAGCAAATGTGCCGCCGCAGTTCGCTCTGGACGCCGCTACCGCACCAGAGTGTGCAAACAGGGACCGTCCCACTGATGTCGCTCGAGAACTCGGTGATGGTCCTGGGCGACTACCTCAAGTCCGTCGGCGAAGCACCGGCGGAGCAAGAAGAGACTGTCCGCGCGATCTGCCAGTTCTTCGTCTTGCTCTTCTTGACGACGGCCGCAGTGTTCGTCCTATGCCTGCTGCTCTTCGGATCCTCGTTCGAAACTCAcaccaggaacagaagctcggaGAACCCGACCGGCGCGGACGAAAGCTTCCGCCTCGAGGACTTTCCGGTAGCCCCCGAGATAGACGTGATAACTCTGCGTGGGTCCACAAACGGAACCACCATGACTGTCTGGGCCCTCTACAACGACGTGGCCGAAACGGCGACTGGCGTACACAGGCGCTGA